A single window of Gadus morhua chromosome 22, gadMor3.0, whole genome shotgun sequence DNA harbors:
- the ctps1a gene encoding CTP synthase 1 gives MKYILVTGGVISGIGKGIIASSVGTILKSCGLHVTAIKIDPYINIDAGTFSPYEHGEVFVLDDGGEVDLDLGNYERFLDIRLTKDNNLTTGKIYQSVINKERKGDYLGKTVQVVPHITDAIQEWVMKQARVPVDDDEVEPQVCVIELGGTVGDIESMPFVEAFRQFQFKVKRENFCNIHVSLIPQPSTTGEQKTKPTQNSVRELRGLGLSPDLIMCRCANALENAVKEKISMFCHVEPEQVICVHDVSSIYKVPLLLEDQGVVGYFSRRLDMHIEGRPRKMLAKWKEMSNRADRLLEHCSIALVGKYTKFSDSYASVIKALEHSALAISHKLDVKYVDSADLEPGMLQEDPVRYHEAWQKLCSADGILVPGGFGVRGTEGKMCAINWARKQKKPFLGVCLGMQLAVCEFARNILGWEDANSTEFDPESKHPVVIDMPEHNPGQMGGTMRLGKRRTIFKTTNSVLRKLYGDVEYVDERHRHRFEVNPELIGHFEEKGLHFVGQDVEGERMEVIELDDHPYFVGVQYHPEFTSRPIKPSPPYFGLLLASAGKLPGFLQKGCRLSPRDTYSDKSGNSSDSEISELKMPSLSQD, from the exons ATGAAGTACATCCTGGTGACCGGTGGGGTCATCTCTGGCATTGGTAAAGGAATCATCGCCAGCAGCGTCGGTACGATCCTCAAGTCCTGCGGCCTGCATGTGACCGCCATCAAGATCGACCCGTACATCAACATAGACGCCGGCACTTTCTCCCCATACGAACACG GTGAAGTGTTTGTGCTGGACGATGGGGGCGAggtggacctggacctgggcAACTACGAGCGCTTCCTGGACATCCGGCTGACCAAGGACAACAACCTGACCACCGGCAAGATCTACCAGTCGGTCATCAACAAGGAGCGCAAGGGCGACTACCTGGGCAAGACTGTGCAGG TGGTGCCACACATCACAGACGCCATCCAGGAGTGGGTGATGAAACAGGCCAGGGTGCCTGTAGATGACGACGAGGTGGAGCCTCAAGTCTGTGTGATTGAG CTGGGAGGGACCGTTGGAGACATCGAGAGCATGCCCTTTGTCGAGGCCTTCAGACAGTTCCAGTTCAAGGTGAAGAGGGAGAACTTCTGCAACATCCACGTCAGCCTCATACCACAG CCCAGTACGACCGGGGAGCAGAAGACTAAACCCACACAGAACAGCGTCCGGGAGCTGAGGGGCCTGGGCCTGTCTCCTGATCTG ATCATGTGTCGCTGTGCGAATGCTCTTGAAAACGCAGTCAAAGAGAAGATATCCATGTTTTGCCACGTGGAGCCcgaacag GTGATCTGCGTGCACGACGTCTCGTCCATCTACAAAGTGCCCCTGCTGCTTGAGGACCAGGGCGTGGTGGGCTACTTCAGCCGCCGGCTGGACATGCACATAGAGGGGCGGCCTCGGAAAATGCTGGCCAAGTGGAAAGAGATGTCCAACAG GGCTGACAGACTCCTAGAGCACTGCTCCATCGCGCTGGTCGGGAAGTACACCAAGTTCTCCGACTCCTACGCCTCCGTGATCAAAGCTCTGGAGCACTCAGCGCTAGCCATTAGCCACAAGCTTGACGTCAAG TACGTGGACTCTGCTGATCTGGAGCCAGGCATGCTCCAGGAAGACCCGGTGAGGTACCATGAAGCCTGGCAGAAACTCTGCAGCGCTGA TGGCATCCTGGTGCCCGGGGGGTTCGGAGTCCGGGGAACGGAGGGCAAGATGTGCGCCATCAACTGGGCTCGAAAGCAGAAGAAACCCTTCCTCG GGGTGTGCCTTGGAATGCAGTTGGCCGTTTGTGAATTTGCCAGGAATATTCTTGGCTGGGAAG ATGCCAACTCCACGGAATTTGACCCAGAATCGAAACATCCAGTG GTGATTGACATGCCAGAACACAATCCAGGGCAAATGGGTGGGACCATGAGGCTAGGGAAAAGACGGACcattttcaagacgaccaacaGTGTATTAC GAAAACTTTATGGAGACGTGGAATACGTCGATGAGAGGCACAGACACCGTTTTGAG GTCAACCCGGAGCTGATAGGACACTTCGAGGAGAAGGGGCTCCACTTCGTAGGTCAAGATGTGGAAGGAGAACGAATGGAGGTCATAGAACTGGACG ATCATCCATACTTTGTTGGCGTCCAGTACCACCCCGAGTTCACCTCCCGCCCAATCAAGCCTTCCCCCCCCTACTTTGGTCTGCTGTTGGCCTCCGCTGGCAAGCTGCCAGGCTTCCTCCAGAAAGGCTGCCGTCTCTCTCCAAG GGACACATACAGTGATAAAAGTGGGAACAGCTCAGACTCGGAGATATCAGAATTAAAAATGCCATCTCTTTCACAAGACTAA
- the rab42a gene encoding ras-related protein Rab-42a: MDILWQYQFRIILLGDSTVGKSSLLKRFTDGIYSDVADPTVGVDFYARSLDIEPGIKIKLQLWDTAGQERFRSITTSYYRNSVGGLLVFDLTNRKAFEHVREWHKEVSEHILPHHMVFILIGHKSDLASDRKVSRDEAERLAGDLGIRYVETSAKCNVNVDRAFELLTRDIYELMKMGEIVTRDGWDGVKSGLTAKVLYPGEDDDGVELAAATAERGCNC; encoded by the exons atggATATTTTGTGGCAATATCAGTTTAGGATCATTTTACTGGGCGACTCCACGGTAGGGAAGTCATCGTTGCTGAAGCGCTTCACGGACGGGATATACAGCGATGTAGCGGATCCCACAGTCGGTGTAGATTTTTACGCTCGCTCGCTTGATATTGAACCAGGGATTAAAATTAAACTTCAGCTTTGGGATACGGCTGGACAGGAACGATTCAG gtccatcaccacctcctacTACCGCAACTCCGTGGGAGGCCTGCTGGTGTTCGACCTCACCAACCGCAAGGCCTTCGAGCACGTGCGGGAGTGGCACAAGGAGGTGAGCGAGCACATCCTCCCCCACCACATGGTCTTCATCCTCATCGGCCACAAGAGCGACCTGGCGTCGGACCGCAAGGTGAGCCGCGATGAGGCCGAGAGGCTGGCGGGCGACCTGGGCATCCGCTACGTGGAGACCTCGGCCAAGTGCAACGTCAACGTGGACCGCGCCTTCGAGCTGCTGACGCGGGACATCTACGAGCTGATGAAGATGGGCGAGATCGTGACGCGGGACGGCTGGGACGGTGTGAAGAGCGGCCTCACCGCCAAAGTGCTCTACCCCGGCGAGGACGACGACGGGGTAGAGctggccgccgccaccgccgaaAGGGGCTGCAATTGCTGA
- the gmeb1 gene encoding glucocorticoid modulatory element-binding protein 1 isoform X3, translating into MATTGEVTMSMGEVVVVKTTEDEGDADDPNKTQVILQLQPITSGDESGETDAAVMTVEALPEQTSVDGEEMELGYPITCGDSKAVLLVKKFVCPGINVKCVKYEDQLISPKQFVHISGKATLKDWKRAIRMGGVMLRKMMDSGQLDFYQHGTLCTNTCRSTKFDLLINNTRFPPDGSGLTTPTSSQAQVVLGNGAAAEEGTETLTGKMDWSSVGSDSSDKRDAGELSEETLSFWKGIADVGLLGEVVGNITTELLGLLNGVQHAGDQAPMQDADSCLVEVAVLSNLAQVFGLLDSVKKILERKREQTDPSQEQVITALASLEQQLEEQRKQTPLRTLLSSPPAGRCKTTTPSRRPAAKRPRLQRPASTSTLLASPLGAAVQQQHATMAPQQFTLLSPVSSALGQPFTVAGLPGLTALGPASSSAGNTVTLLPAGAQVFTRYVVAGADGKTSETFTLHPSSGLTLVGAAGGGGDGVCQQLGALLSPMELVQLSQQAGVGIVGGGGVSAEVLVQQQEVMEAGEEEGEEEGEEEEGVEVVEVTGHEQHAVIEINPAPVEQADGVGVMELQLSGEVGGEGATVVVEGAGGHHHHHHHHAQTGAMQGLHLDANGQLAGMHIVVIEDSSTQEETKIQ; encoded by the exons ATGGCGACCACCGGCGAGGTCACCATGTCCatgggagaggtggtggtggtgaagaccACAGAGGATGAGGGAGACGCCGATGACCCCAACAAGACCCAGGTCATCCTACAGCTGCAGCCCATCACATCTGG TGATGAGTCGGGAGAAACAGATGCCGCCGTTATGACTGTCGAAGCCCTTCCAG AACAAACCTCGGTGGacggggaggagatggagctggGCTATCCCATCACCTGCGGGGACAGCAAAGCCGTGCTGCTGGTCAAGAAGTTTGTGTGTCCGGGTATCAACGTTAAATGTGTCAAG TATGAAGACCAGCTGATCAGCCCCAAGCAGTTTGTGCATATCTCCGGGAAGGCCACTCTGAAGGACTGGAAGCGAGCCATCCGGATGGGGGGGGTCATGTTAAG GAAGATGATGGACTCGGGCCAGCTGGACTTCTACCAGCACGGCACGCTGTGCACCAACACGTGCCGCAGCACCAAGTTCGACCTGCTCATCAACAACACACGCTTCCCCCCCGACGGCAGTGGACTGACCacgcccacctcctcccaag CCCAGGTGGTCCTGGGGAacggggcggcggcggaggaaGGGACGGAGACCCTGACCGGGAAGATGGACTGGAGCTCGGTGGGATCGGACTCCTCGGACAAGAGGGACGCCGGGGAACTCTCAG AGGAGACGCTGAGCTTCTGGAAGGGCATCGCCGACGTGGGTCTGCTCGGGGAGGTGGTGGGCAACATCACCACGGAGCTGCTGGGCCTGCTGAACGGGGTGCAGCACGCCGGGGACCAGGCCCCCATGCAGGACGCTG ATTCCTGTCTGGTAGAGGTGGCAGTGCTCAGTAACCTGGCCCAGGTGTTCGGACTGCTGGACTCAGTCAAGAAGAtcctggagaggaagagggagcagACGGACCCCAGCCAGGAGCAGGTCATCACCGCGCTCGCCA gcctggagcagcagctggaggagcagaggaagcagACGCCGCTGCGCACGCTGCTCTCCAGCCCGCCCGCCGGCCGCTGCAAGACGACGACGCCGTCGCGGCGGCCGGCGGCCAAGCGGCCCCGCCTCCAGCggcccgcctccacctccacgctGCTGGCCTCGCCGCTGGGCGCCGccgtccagcagcagcacgccACCATGGCGCCGCAGCAGTTCACGCTGCTGTCGCCCGTGTCGTCGGCGCTGGGGCAGCCCTTCACCGTGGCGGGCCTGCCGGGCCTCACCGCCCTGGGCCCCGCCTCCTCGTCCGCCGGCAACACCGTCACCCTGCTGCCCGCCGGCGCCCAGGTGTTCACGCGCTACGTGGTGGCGGGCGCCGACGGCAAGACGTCGGAGACCTTCACACTGCACCCCTCGTCGGGGCTCACCCTGGTGGGCGCGGCGGGCGGCGGGGGCGACGGCGTCTGCCAGCAGCTGGGAGCCCTGCTCAGCCCCATGGAGCTGGTGCAGCTCAGCCAGCAGGCCGGCGTGGGCAtcgtgggcggcggcggcgtctccgCGGAGGTGCTGGtgcagcagcaggaggtgatggaggccggggaggaggaaggggaggaggaaggggaggaggaggagggggtggaggtggtggaggtgacgggACACGAGCAGCACGCGGTCATCGAGATCAACCCGGCGCCGGTGGAGCAGGCGGACGGCGTGGGGGTGATGGAGCTGCAGCTGAGCGGGGAGGTGGGGGGCGAGGGCGccacggtggtggtggagggggcgggcgggcaccaccaccaccaccaccaccacgcacaGACGGGCGCCATGCAGGGGTTGCACTTGGACGCCAACGGGCAGCTGGCCGGGATGCACATAGTGGTGATAGAGGACAGCAGCACTCAGGAAGAAACTAAGATCCAATGA
- the gmeb1 gene encoding glucocorticoid modulatory element-binding protein 1 isoform X1, translated as MATTGEVTMSMGEVVVVKTTEDEGDADDPNKTQVILQLQPITSGDESGETDAAVMTVEALPGVFFTEEQTSVDGEEMELGYPITCGDSKAVLLVKKFVCPGINVKCVKYEDQLISPKQFVHISGKATLKDWKRAIRMGGVMLRKMMDSGQLDFYQHGTLCTNTCRSTKFDLLINNTRFPPDGSGLTTPTSSQAQVVLGNGAAAEEGTETLTGKMDWSSVGSDSSDKRDAGELSEETLSFWKGIADVGLLGEVVGNITTELLGLLNGVQHAGDQAPMQDADSCLVEVAVLSNLAQVFGLLDSVKKILERKREQTDPSQEQVITALASLEQQLEEQRKQTPLRTLLSSPPAGRCKTTTPSRRPAAKRPRLQRPASTSTLLASPLGAAVQQQHATMAPQQFTLLSPVSSALGQPFTVAGLPGLTALGPASSSAGNTVTLLPAGAQVFTRYVVAGADGKTSETFTLHPSSGLTLVGAAGGGGDGVCQQLGALLSPMELVQLSQQAGVGIVGGGGVSAEVLVQQQEVMEAGEEEGEEEGEEEEGVEVVEVTGHEQHAVIEINPAPVEQADGVGVMELQLSGEVGGEGATVVVEGAGGHHHHHHHHAQTGAMQGLHLDANGQLAGMHIVVIEDSSTQEETKIQ; from the exons ATGGCGACCACCGGCGAGGTCACCATGTCCatgggagaggtggtggtggtgaagaccACAGAGGATGAGGGAGACGCCGATGACCCCAACAAGACCCAGGTCATCCTACAGCTGCAGCCCATCACATCTGG TGATGAGTCGGGAGAAACAGATGCCGCCGTTATGACTGTCGAAGCCCTTCCAG gtgttttcttCACGGAAGAACAAACCTCGGTGGacggggaggagatggagctggGCTATCCCATCACCTGCGGGGACAGCAAAGCCGTGCTGCTGGTCAAGAAGTTTGTGTGTCCGGGTATCAACGTTAAATGTGTCAAG TATGAAGACCAGCTGATCAGCCCCAAGCAGTTTGTGCATATCTCCGGGAAGGCCACTCTGAAGGACTGGAAGCGAGCCATCCGGATGGGGGGGGTCATGTTAAG GAAGATGATGGACTCGGGCCAGCTGGACTTCTACCAGCACGGCACGCTGTGCACCAACACGTGCCGCAGCACCAAGTTCGACCTGCTCATCAACAACACACGCTTCCCCCCCGACGGCAGTGGACTGACCacgcccacctcctcccaag CCCAGGTGGTCCTGGGGAacggggcggcggcggaggaaGGGACGGAGACCCTGACCGGGAAGATGGACTGGAGCTCGGTGGGATCGGACTCCTCGGACAAGAGGGACGCCGGGGAACTCTCAG AGGAGACGCTGAGCTTCTGGAAGGGCATCGCCGACGTGGGTCTGCTCGGGGAGGTGGTGGGCAACATCACCACGGAGCTGCTGGGCCTGCTGAACGGGGTGCAGCACGCCGGGGACCAGGCCCCCATGCAGGACGCTG ATTCCTGTCTGGTAGAGGTGGCAGTGCTCAGTAACCTGGCCCAGGTGTTCGGACTGCTGGACTCAGTCAAGAAGAtcctggagaggaagagggagcagACGGACCCCAGCCAGGAGCAGGTCATCACCGCGCTCGCCA gcctggagcagcagctggaggagcagaggaagcagACGCCGCTGCGCACGCTGCTCTCCAGCCCGCCCGCCGGCCGCTGCAAGACGACGACGCCGTCGCGGCGGCCGGCGGCCAAGCGGCCCCGCCTCCAGCggcccgcctccacctccacgctGCTGGCCTCGCCGCTGGGCGCCGccgtccagcagcagcacgccACCATGGCGCCGCAGCAGTTCACGCTGCTGTCGCCCGTGTCGTCGGCGCTGGGGCAGCCCTTCACCGTGGCGGGCCTGCCGGGCCTCACCGCCCTGGGCCCCGCCTCCTCGTCCGCCGGCAACACCGTCACCCTGCTGCCCGCCGGCGCCCAGGTGTTCACGCGCTACGTGGTGGCGGGCGCCGACGGCAAGACGTCGGAGACCTTCACACTGCACCCCTCGTCGGGGCTCACCCTGGTGGGCGCGGCGGGCGGCGGGGGCGACGGCGTCTGCCAGCAGCTGGGAGCCCTGCTCAGCCCCATGGAGCTGGTGCAGCTCAGCCAGCAGGCCGGCGTGGGCAtcgtgggcggcggcggcgtctccgCGGAGGTGCTGGtgcagcagcaggaggtgatggaggccggggaggaggaaggggaggaggaaggggaggaggaggagggggtggaggtggtggaggtgacgggACACGAGCAGCACGCGGTCATCGAGATCAACCCGGCGCCGGTGGAGCAGGCGGACGGCGTGGGGGTGATGGAGCTGCAGCTGAGCGGGGAGGTGGGGGGCGAGGGCGccacggtggtggtggagggggcgggcgggcaccaccaccaccaccaccaccacgcacaGACGGGCGCCATGCAGGGGTTGCACTTGGACGCCAACGGGCAGCTGGCCGGGATGCACATAGTGGTGATAGAGGACAGCAGCACTCAGGAAGAAACTAAGATCCAATGA
- the gmeb1 gene encoding glucocorticoid modulatory element-binding protein 1 isoform X4: protein MATTGEVTMSMGEVVVVKTTEDEGDADDPNKTQVILQLQPITSGDESGETDAAVMTVEALPEQTSVDGEEMELGYPITCGDSKAVLLVKKFVCPGINVKCVKYEDQLISPKQFVHISGKATLKDWKRAIRMGGVMLRKMMDSGQLDFYQHGTLCTNTCRSTKFDLLINNTRFPPDGSGLTTPTSSQAQVVLGNGAAAEEGTETLTGKMDWSSVGSDSSDKRDAGELSEETLSFWKGIADVGLLGEVVGNITTELLGLLNGVQHAGDQAPMQDAEVAVLSNLAQVFGLLDSVKKILERKREQTDPSQEQVITALASLEQQLEEQRKQTPLRTLLSSPPAGRCKTTTPSRRPAAKRPRLQRPASTSTLLASPLGAAVQQQHATMAPQQFTLLSPVSSALGQPFTVAGLPGLTALGPASSSAGNTVTLLPAGAQVFTRYVVAGADGKTSETFTLHPSSGLTLVGAAGGGGDGVCQQLGALLSPMELVQLSQQAGVGIVGGGGVSAEVLVQQQEVMEAGEEEGEEEGEEEEGVEVVEVTGHEQHAVIEINPAPVEQADGVGVMELQLSGEVGGEGATVVVEGAGGHHHHHHHHAQTGAMQGLHLDANGQLAGMHIVVIEDSSTQEETKIQ from the exons ATGGCGACCACCGGCGAGGTCACCATGTCCatgggagaggtggtggtggtgaagaccACAGAGGATGAGGGAGACGCCGATGACCCCAACAAGACCCAGGTCATCCTACAGCTGCAGCCCATCACATCTGG TGATGAGTCGGGAGAAACAGATGCCGCCGTTATGACTGTCGAAGCCCTTCCAG AACAAACCTCGGTGGacggggaggagatggagctggGCTATCCCATCACCTGCGGGGACAGCAAAGCCGTGCTGCTGGTCAAGAAGTTTGTGTGTCCGGGTATCAACGTTAAATGTGTCAAG TATGAAGACCAGCTGATCAGCCCCAAGCAGTTTGTGCATATCTCCGGGAAGGCCACTCTGAAGGACTGGAAGCGAGCCATCCGGATGGGGGGGGTCATGTTAAG GAAGATGATGGACTCGGGCCAGCTGGACTTCTACCAGCACGGCACGCTGTGCACCAACACGTGCCGCAGCACCAAGTTCGACCTGCTCATCAACAACACACGCTTCCCCCCCGACGGCAGTGGACTGACCacgcccacctcctcccaag CCCAGGTGGTCCTGGGGAacggggcggcggcggaggaaGGGACGGAGACCCTGACCGGGAAGATGGACTGGAGCTCGGTGGGATCGGACTCCTCGGACAAGAGGGACGCCGGGGAACTCTCAG AGGAGACGCTGAGCTTCTGGAAGGGCATCGCCGACGTGGGTCTGCTCGGGGAGGTGGTGGGCAACATCACCACGGAGCTGCTGGGCCTGCTGAACGGGGTGCAGCACGCCGGGGACCAGGCCCCCATGCAGGACGCTG AGGTGGCAGTGCTCAGTAACCTGGCCCAGGTGTTCGGACTGCTGGACTCAGTCAAGAAGAtcctggagaggaagagggagcagACGGACCCCAGCCAGGAGCAGGTCATCACCGCGCTCGCCA gcctggagcagcagctggaggagcagaggaagcagACGCCGCTGCGCACGCTGCTCTCCAGCCCGCCCGCCGGCCGCTGCAAGACGACGACGCCGTCGCGGCGGCCGGCGGCCAAGCGGCCCCGCCTCCAGCggcccgcctccacctccacgctGCTGGCCTCGCCGCTGGGCGCCGccgtccagcagcagcacgccACCATGGCGCCGCAGCAGTTCACGCTGCTGTCGCCCGTGTCGTCGGCGCTGGGGCAGCCCTTCACCGTGGCGGGCCTGCCGGGCCTCACCGCCCTGGGCCCCGCCTCCTCGTCCGCCGGCAACACCGTCACCCTGCTGCCCGCCGGCGCCCAGGTGTTCACGCGCTACGTGGTGGCGGGCGCCGACGGCAAGACGTCGGAGACCTTCACACTGCACCCCTCGTCGGGGCTCACCCTGGTGGGCGCGGCGGGCGGCGGGGGCGACGGCGTCTGCCAGCAGCTGGGAGCCCTGCTCAGCCCCATGGAGCTGGTGCAGCTCAGCCAGCAGGCCGGCGTGGGCAtcgtgggcggcggcggcgtctccgCGGAGGTGCTGGtgcagcagcaggaggtgatggaggccggggaggaggaaggggaggaggaaggggaggaggaggagggggtggaggtggtggaggtgacgggACACGAGCAGCACGCGGTCATCGAGATCAACCCGGCGCCGGTGGAGCAGGCGGACGGCGTGGGGGTGATGGAGCTGCAGCTGAGCGGGGAGGTGGGGGGCGAGGGCGccacggtggtggtggagggggcgggcgggcaccaccaccaccaccaccaccacgcacaGACGGGCGCCATGCAGGGGTTGCACTTGGACGCCAACGGGCAGCTGGCCGGGATGCACATAGTGGTGATAGAGGACAGCAGCACTCAGGAAGAAACTAAGATCCAATGA
- the gmeb1 gene encoding glucocorticoid modulatory element-binding protein 1 isoform X2, giving the protein MATTGEVTMSMGEVVVVKTTEDEGDADDPNKTQVILQLQPITSGDESGETDAAVMTVEALPGVFFTEEQTSVDGEEMELGYPITCGDSKAVLLVKKFVCPGINVKCVKYEDQLISPKQFVHISGKATLKDWKRAIRMGGVMLRKMMDSGQLDFYQHGTLCTNTCRSTKFDLLINNTRFPPDGSGLTTPTSSQAQVVLGNGAAAEEGTETLTGKMDWSSVGSDSSDKRDAGELSEETLSFWKGIADVGLLGEVVGNITTELLGLLNGVQHAGDQAPMQDAEVAVLSNLAQVFGLLDSVKKILERKREQTDPSQEQVITALASLEQQLEEQRKQTPLRTLLSSPPAGRCKTTTPSRRPAAKRPRLQRPASTSTLLASPLGAAVQQQHATMAPQQFTLLSPVSSALGQPFTVAGLPGLTALGPASSSAGNTVTLLPAGAQVFTRYVVAGADGKTSETFTLHPSSGLTLVGAAGGGGDGVCQQLGALLSPMELVQLSQQAGVGIVGGGGVSAEVLVQQQEVMEAGEEEGEEEGEEEEGVEVVEVTGHEQHAVIEINPAPVEQADGVGVMELQLSGEVGGEGATVVVEGAGGHHHHHHHHAQTGAMQGLHLDANGQLAGMHIVVIEDSSTQEETKIQ; this is encoded by the exons ATGGCGACCACCGGCGAGGTCACCATGTCCatgggagaggtggtggtggtgaagaccACAGAGGATGAGGGAGACGCCGATGACCCCAACAAGACCCAGGTCATCCTACAGCTGCAGCCCATCACATCTGG TGATGAGTCGGGAGAAACAGATGCCGCCGTTATGACTGTCGAAGCCCTTCCAG gtgttttcttCACGGAAGAACAAACCTCGGTGGacggggaggagatggagctggGCTATCCCATCACCTGCGGGGACAGCAAAGCCGTGCTGCTGGTCAAGAAGTTTGTGTGTCCGGGTATCAACGTTAAATGTGTCAAG TATGAAGACCAGCTGATCAGCCCCAAGCAGTTTGTGCATATCTCCGGGAAGGCCACTCTGAAGGACTGGAAGCGAGCCATCCGGATGGGGGGGGTCATGTTAAG GAAGATGATGGACTCGGGCCAGCTGGACTTCTACCAGCACGGCACGCTGTGCACCAACACGTGCCGCAGCACCAAGTTCGACCTGCTCATCAACAACACACGCTTCCCCCCCGACGGCAGTGGACTGACCacgcccacctcctcccaag CCCAGGTGGTCCTGGGGAacggggcggcggcggaggaaGGGACGGAGACCCTGACCGGGAAGATGGACTGGAGCTCGGTGGGATCGGACTCCTCGGACAAGAGGGACGCCGGGGAACTCTCAG AGGAGACGCTGAGCTTCTGGAAGGGCATCGCCGACGTGGGTCTGCTCGGGGAGGTGGTGGGCAACATCACCACGGAGCTGCTGGGCCTGCTGAACGGGGTGCAGCACGCCGGGGACCAGGCCCCCATGCAGGACGCTG AGGTGGCAGTGCTCAGTAACCTGGCCCAGGTGTTCGGACTGCTGGACTCAGTCAAGAAGAtcctggagaggaagagggagcagACGGACCCCAGCCAGGAGCAGGTCATCACCGCGCTCGCCA gcctggagcagcagctggaggagcagaggaagcagACGCCGCTGCGCACGCTGCTCTCCAGCCCGCCCGCCGGCCGCTGCAAGACGACGACGCCGTCGCGGCGGCCGGCGGCCAAGCGGCCCCGCCTCCAGCggcccgcctccacctccacgctGCTGGCCTCGCCGCTGGGCGCCGccgtccagcagcagcacgccACCATGGCGCCGCAGCAGTTCACGCTGCTGTCGCCCGTGTCGTCGGCGCTGGGGCAGCCCTTCACCGTGGCGGGCCTGCCGGGCCTCACCGCCCTGGGCCCCGCCTCCTCGTCCGCCGGCAACACCGTCACCCTGCTGCCCGCCGGCGCCCAGGTGTTCACGCGCTACGTGGTGGCGGGCGCCGACGGCAAGACGTCGGAGACCTTCACACTGCACCCCTCGTCGGGGCTCACCCTGGTGGGCGCGGCGGGCGGCGGGGGCGACGGCGTCTGCCAGCAGCTGGGAGCCCTGCTCAGCCCCATGGAGCTGGTGCAGCTCAGCCAGCAGGCCGGCGTGGGCAtcgtgggcggcggcggcgtctccgCGGAGGTGCTGGtgcagcagcaggaggtgatggaggccggggaggaggaaggggaggaggaaggggaggaggaggagggggtggaggtggtggaggtgacgggACACGAGCAGCACGCGGTCATCGAGATCAACCCGGCGCCGGTGGAGCAGGCGGACGGCGTGGGGGTGATGGAGCTGCAGCTGAGCGGGGAGGTGGGGGGCGAGGGCGccacggtggtggtggagggggcgggcgggcaccaccaccaccaccaccaccacgcacaGACGGGCGCCATGCAGGGGTTGCACTTGGACGCCAACGGGCAGCTGGCCGGGATGCACATAGTGGTGATAGAGGACAGCAGCACTCAGGAAGAAACTAAGATCCAATGA